Proteins encoded in a region of the Gallalistipes aquisgranensis genome:
- a CDS encoding IPT/TIG domain-containing protein — MKTYSKLFMVVSCTLALAACKEDDFGTHSDLNYPIPVVVSVTENPSVGSEITITGKNFAAPNTVSIDGISMTVTSETETEIKAVLPRIFTGAPIVIRNAYLNQNEENIVIMPNYPSAEEIAVDEWPEKIYRGRPLVMRGRNVDLVTEITIGDTTFSVNYTSQSPERLVQMMPSDLAGTSSKIVLRTVLGNTIESAELAIENKPDPYVPEPDLLLMDFEDQKTHFVPAAAFSNYTVQINREGIAPAPQGGNYYLSFYAQNIASNWDHLGSVKVEYTPGVDLIMFNDPHVTFLYNSADNIGNFQFSVVQNGTTFGGYFTPGSTDNPDDAWTLRATKGEWQWVSARLSTILNENWTGNGNTFDPNGYINTVELILKQINAGYWDGTTTAGGVFVNPQMKLNIDQIYITDGPYLQYPDGQ, encoded by the coding sequence ATGAAAACATACAGCAAATTATTCATGGTCGTCTCCTGCACGCTCGCTCTCGCTGCTTGTAAGGAGGATGACTTCGGAACTCATTCCGATCTGAATTATCCGATTCCGGTCGTTGTCTCCGTGACGGAAAATCCTTCCGTAGGCAGCGAGATCACGATTACGGGAAAAAATTTCGCCGCTCCGAACACGGTGAGCATCGACGGCATTTCGATGACCGTCACCTCGGAGACCGAGACGGAAATCAAGGCGGTTCTGCCTCGTATCTTCACCGGTGCTCCGATCGTCATTCGCAATGCCTATCTGAACCAGAATGAGGAGAACATCGTCATCATGCCCAATTACCCGTCTGCGGAGGAGATCGCAGTGGACGAGTGGCCCGAGAAGATCTACCGGGGGCGTCCGCTGGTGATGCGTGGGCGGAATGTGGATCTGGTGACCGAGATCACGATCGGCGATACCACGTTCTCGGTCAATTATACATCGCAGTCACCCGAGCGCCTCGTGCAGATGATGCCGTCCGACCTGGCTGGAACCTCTTCGAAAATCGTGCTGAGAACCGTTCTCGGAAATACGATCGAGTCGGCCGAACTGGCCATCGAAAACAAGCCCGATCCGTATGTACCCGAACCCGACCTGTTACTGATGGATTTTGAGGATCAGAAGACGCATTTCGTACCGGCCGCCGCTTTCTCGAATTACACGGTGCAGATCAACCGGGAAGGTATAGCTCCGGCTCCGCAGGGAGGAAACTATTACCTGAGTTTCTATGCGCAGAACATCGCCTCCAACTGGGATCACCTCGGGTCGGTCAAGGTGGAATACACACCGGGTGTCGATCTGATCATGTTCAACGATCCGCACGTGACGTTCCTGTACAACAGTGCCGACAACATTGGTAATTTCCAGTTCTCGGTGGTTCAGAACGGCACGACGTTCGGAGGGTATTTCACTCCCGGTTCGACCGACAATCCGGACGATGCGTGGACTCTCCGCGCAACGAAGGGTGAGTGGCAATGGGTGAGTGCCCGTCTTTCGACTATTCTGAACGAAAACTGGACCGGAAACGGCAATACGTTCGATCCGAACGGTTATATCAATACGGTGGAACTGATCCTCAAACAGATCAATGCCGGTTACTGGGACGGCACGACGACCGCCGGCGGCGTTTTCGTCAATCCGCAGATGAAACTTAACATAGATCAGATCTATATCACGGACGGCCCGTACCTGCAATATCCCGACGGGCAGTAG
- a CDS encoding RagB/SusD family nutrient uptake outer membrane protein: MKKNFISFAAGLVSVMVLATSCSDFLEQPVLGQNADTPEYYDDLDNANMAIIACYNGLTYEDDLSTYQWIYGDVMSDDVWKGGGTATDANDMQELKKWTALSTNSYLTNTWTAWYRAIHRANVAIEKLPSVTFDPDKRDQFIAEAKFIRAFSYFTLVKLFGDIPYASKPVAVDEMGSLGRTPFDQVISHIITDLKDAGKVLPESYSAEDLGRATRYAAKGLHARVVMYAIGMFKCMPESAWQDVYDLCDEIERSGYFRLLPNFGEVFEAEGENCAESLFEIQYATTNTGYNFENQGSCSGIYVANRGTTENPEWGWGFNCPTQDLVDEFEANDPRRECTVHGNGITPYLYGVFQEVDQTTDYLTGYHARKLAIEPSLRPSNQSDSPSNQRILRYSDVLLMKAEAAYHLNDEDTARDYVNKVRERARKSAYPKGYIAGTNIYSPTGFSDNLPDIEDTVTGEALLDAIKHERRVELAMESLRYWDLVRWGDYAETLDVATRANFERRQLRGVPVIPIPSEEVSGWGLEQNPM, from the coding sequence ATGAAAAAGAACTTTATATCGTTTGCTGCGGGACTGGTTTCCGTCATGGTGCTGGCGACTTCCTGTTCCGATTTCCTCGAGCAGCCGGTGCTCGGGCAGAATGCCGACACTCCGGAATACTATGACGATCTCGACAATGCCAACATGGCGATCATCGCCTGCTATAACGGTCTCACCTATGAGGACGATCTCTCCACCTACCAGTGGATATACGGCGATGTCATGTCGGACGATGTCTGGAAGGGTGGCGGTACCGCCACGGACGCCAACGACATGCAGGAGTTGAAAAAGTGGACCGCACTCAGTACCAATTCCTATCTGACCAATACCTGGACGGCCTGGTACCGTGCCATTCATCGGGCCAATGTAGCGATCGAGAAACTTCCTTCTGTAACATTCGATCCCGACAAACGCGACCAGTTTATTGCCGAGGCGAAATTTATCCGCGCTTTTTCCTATTTCACGTTGGTGAAACTGTTCGGCGACATTCCCTATGCCTCGAAGCCGGTGGCGGTGGACGAAATGGGCAGTCTGGGCCGTACGCCTTTCGATCAGGTGATCTCCCATATCATCACCGATCTGAAGGATGCCGGAAAGGTGCTTCCCGAGAGCTATTCGGCCGAAGACCTGGGACGTGCGACCCGTTACGCCGCCAAGGGGCTCCATGCACGGGTGGTGATGTATGCGATAGGAATGTTCAAGTGCATGCCCGAATCGGCCTGGCAGGATGTGTATGACTTGTGCGACGAGATCGAACGGTCGGGATATTTCCGCTTGCTGCCCAATTTCGGCGAGGTGTTCGAGGCCGAGGGAGAGAATTGTGCAGAATCGCTGTTCGAAATCCAATACGCCACGACCAATACCGGTTACAATTTCGAGAATCAGGGAAGCTGTTCGGGTATTTATGTGGCCAACCGCGGTACGACCGAAAATCCGGAATGGGGTTGGGGTTTCAACTGCCCGACACAGGACCTGGTGGATGAGTTCGAGGCGAACGATCCGCGCCGGGAGTGCACGGTGCACGGCAACGGTATCACGCCCTATCTTTACGGTGTGTTCCAGGAAGTGGACCAGACCACCGACTATCTGACGGGGTATCATGCCCGCAAACTGGCCATCGAACCTTCGCTGCGCCCATCGAACCAGTCCGATTCGCCTTCCAACCAGCGTATCCTGCGCTATTCGGACGTGCTGTTGATGAAGGCCGAGGCGGCCTACCATCTCAATGATGAGGATACGGCCCGCGATTATGTCAACAAGGTGCGCGAACGGGCCCGTAAGTCGGCCTATCCGAAAGGATATATTGCCGGGACCAATATTTATTCGCCTACCGGTTTTTCCGATAACCTGCCCGATATAGAGGATACGGTGACCGGCGAGGCTTTGCTCGACGCCATCAAACATGAGCGCCGTGTGGAACTTGCCATGGAGTCGCTGCGATACTGGGATTTAGTACGTTGGGGCGACTATGCGGAGACGCTGGACGTTGCGACCCGAGCCAATTTCGAGCGCCGCCAGTTGCGCGGCGTGCCCGTGATACCGATCCCTTCGGAAGAGGTTTCGGGTTGGGGACTGGAACAGAATCCGATGTAA
- a CDS encoding SusC/RagA family TonB-linked outer membrane protein, producing MRKLFLLILSVCLATISYAKEADRIKGRVIDKTTKEALVGVAVVSQANTSVGTSTDVKGEFTLSVAPGTQLSVSYLGYVSRTVVAADGMTIELEPSSVSLDELVVVGYGTVRKSDLTGSVATVKGADLNILSTPNVGASLAGRTAGVQVVSSGSPDGQTKIRIRGIGTINNSDPLYVVDGYQTTDISYLAPSDIESMEIMKDASSSAIYGSRGSNGVILITTKKGADRPTSVSVNAYFGIRKSSRYLDVLNATDYAKARIEAYANDNATMNTNDLAMLNYVIDNNLGGTDWQKEVLRTATVQNYNIAVRGGSSKVRYNLSATYNSEEGVLKNSFVDKLFLKFNTEYQLHKSVTVGSDIAFVDYDMSGQDLSNMYGSALTLASRAAPVSPVYDQEGNWFRTMGQDNNPVRVIDQERYKKRHGNKFVGNFYLNVDILKGLSFRSTFSGDYTFTRNSDYVPEYYVSQQEKNDLSELSEFRQNSFNWVWSNVATYNFSLPRAHRLTAMLGVEATKDNYTSITATAYDVAENADMRYISAAKSNNYNADSDQGISTLFSQFARVNYSFKDRYLLTATLRHDASSRIPKDHRSDFFPSVSVGWNMAEESFLRDWKPLNQLKLRAGWGQVGNQASVGIGAYQAVIANNLKYVLGGQVYEGRIPTTLSNEDLRWETAEQFNVGVDAGFFDGKLTATLDYFVKDTKDMIITPPVPAYAGADPAPANVGSMRNSGFEFSLNHTNRIGEFSYNVGLNMSFIRNKVTSLGGSAPIVKTVYDSRLTGTSRTEEGREIAYYYGYRTDGIFHTAEELAAHVNKDGQPLQPNAKVGDVKYIDRDGSGQIDEGDLDYLGSYMPKFNGGLSLGAAYKGFFLSCFADFVYGNQIANMNLYDLYSTQMDKNILYKYYNDRWTEDTPYNNQPRLTTANMAENMRFSDRYIEDGSYFRIRNLQFGYDFPTKWIKRAKMSNLRVYLSIDNLYTFTKYTGYNPDVTDQWGDPLVAGSDVGGTPLPRTFTVGINLTF from the coding sequence ATGAGAAAATTATTCTTGCTGATTCTCTCCGTGTGTCTGGCGACGATATCGTATGCCAAGGAAGCGGACAGGATCAAGGGGCGTGTCATTGACAAGACCACGAAGGAAGCGCTGGTCGGGGTGGCTGTGGTCTCCCAGGCCAATACGAGCGTCGGGACTTCGACTGATGTGAAAGGCGAATTTACGTTGTCGGTAGCCCCCGGGACCCAGCTTTCGGTCAGTTACCTGGGATACGTCTCCCGGACCGTAGTCGCTGCCGACGGCATGACAATCGAACTGGAGCCTTCGTCGGTGAGTTTGGACGAACTGGTCGTGGTTGGTTACGGTACTGTGCGCAAAAGTGACCTGACGGGTTCTGTGGCCACTGTGAAGGGAGCGGATCTGAACATCCTTTCTACGCCCAATGTCGGTGCCTCTCTGGCGGGGCGTACGGCCGGTGTACAGGTTGTCTCGAGCGGTTCGCCGGACGGACAGACCAAAATCCGTATCCGGGGTATCGGTACGATCAACAATTCCGATCCTCTTTATGTGGTGGACGGCTACCAGACGACCGACATCTCCTACCTGGCTCCTTCGGACATCGAGTCGATGGAGATCATGAAGGATGCTTCTTCCAGTGCGATCTACGGTTCGCGCGGTTCGAACGGCGTGATCCTGATCACCACGAAGAAGGGTGCCGACCGCCCGACCAGTGTGTCGGTCAACGCTTATTTCGGTATCCGTAAATCGAGCCGGTATCTGGATGTGCTCAATGCGACCGACTATGCCAAGGCGCGTATCGAGGCTTATGCGAACGACAACGCCACGATGAACACCAACGACCTGGCCATGCTGAACTATGTGATCGACAATAATCTGGGCGGAACCGACTGGCAGAAGGAGGTGCTTCGTACGGCCACGGTGCAGAATTACAATATCGCTGTACGCGGCGGCTCGTCGAAAGTGCGCTACAATCTCTCTGCCACCTACAATTCGGAAGAGGGTGTACTGAAAAACAGTTTTGTGGACAAACTTTTCCTGAAGTTCAATACCGAATATCAACTGCACAAGTCGGTGACGGTCGGTTCCGACATTGCCTTTGTCGACTACGACATGAGCGGACAGGACCTGAGCAATATGTACGGTTCGGCACTGACGCTGGCCAGCCGGGCGGCTCCCGTGTCGCCTGTTTACGATCAGGAAGGTAATTGGTTCCGTACGATGGGGCAGGACAACAACCCCGTGCGCGTCATAGACCAGGAGCGTTACAAAAAGCGCCACGGAAACAAGTTCGTGGGTAATTTCTACCTGAACGTGGATATTCTCAAGGGACTTTCGTTCCGCAGCACGTTCAGCGGCGACTACACGTTTACCCGGAATTCGGATTATGTGCCCGAATATTATGTGAGTCAGCAGGAGAAGAACGATCTGAGCGAATTGAGCGAATTCCGCCAGAACTCTTTCAACTGGGTGTGGTCGAATGTGGCCACCTATAATTTCAGCCTGCCGCGGGCCCACCGGCTGACGGCCATGCTGGGTGTGGAGGCCACTAAGGACAATTACACTTCGATAACGGCCACGGCTTATGACGTGGCCGAGAATGCCGACATGCGCTATATCTCTGCGGCCAAATCGAATAATTATAATGCCGATTCCGACCAGGGTATCAGTACGTTGTTCTCGCAGTTCGCCCGGGTGAATTACTCGTTTAAGGACCGCTATCTGCTGACGGCCACCCTGCGGCATGACGCTTCGTCGCGGATTCCGAAGGACCACCGCAGCGATTTTTTCCCTTCGGTATCCGTGGGTTGGAATATGGCCGAGGAATCGTTTCTCCGTGACTGGAAACCTCTGAACCAATTGAAACTGCGTGCCGGTTGGGGACAGGTGGGTAATCAAGCGAGCGTCGGTATCGGTGCCTATCAGGCTGTCATTGCCAATAACCTCAAGTATGTCCTCGGGGGCCAGGTCTACGAGGGCCGTATTCCGACCACCCTGTCGAACGAGGATCTGCGGTGGGAAACGGCGGAACAGTTCAATGTCGGTGTCGATGCCGGGTTCTTCGACGGTAAGCTGACTGCCACGCTCGATTATTTCGTGAAGGATACGAAAGACATGATCATCACGCCTCCTGTGCCTGCCTACGCCGGTGCCGACCCTGCCCCGGCCAATGTGGGGTCGATGCGCAACAGCGGTTTCGAGTTTTCGCTTAACCATACCAACCGGATCGGCGAGTTTTCCTACAACGTGGGGTTGAACATGAGTTTCATCCGCAACAAGGTGACTTCGCTGGGCGGCAGCGCCCCGATCGTCAAGACGGTTTATGATTCCCGCCTTACGGGTACTTCGCGTACGGAAGAGGGCCGCGAAATAGCCTACTACTACGGGTACCGGACCGACGGCATCTTCCATACCGCCGAGGAACTGGCTGCTCACGTGAACAAGGACGGTCAGCCCCTCCAACCGAATGCGAAGGTGGGCGACGTGAAATACATCGACCGTGATGGCAGCGGCCAGATCGACGAAGGCGACCTGGACTATCTGGGCAGCTACATGCCGAAGTTCAATGGAGGACTCAGTCTCGGTGCGGCCTACAAGGGCTTTTTCCTCTCGTGTTTCGCGGACTTCGTGTACGGCAACCAGATCGCCAACATGAACCTCTACGACCTCTACTCGACTCAGATGGACAAAAATATCCTTTACAAGTATTACAACGACCGCTGGACGGAAGATACCCCGTACAACAACCAGCCCCGTCTGACCACGGCGAACATGGCCGAGAACATGCGTTTCTCGGACCGCTATATCGAGGACGGAAGCTATTTCCGTATCCGTAACCTGCAGTTCGGCTATGATTTCCCGACGAAATGGATCAAACGGGCGAAGATGTCGAATCTTCGTGTTTATCTGTCGATCGACAACCTCTACACGTTTACCAAATATACGGGTTACAATCCCGACGTGACCGACCAGTGGGGCGATCCGCTCGTCGCCGGTTCCGACGTGGGCGGTACGCCGCTGCCCCGGACCTTTACGGTGGGTATCAATCTAACTTTCTAA
- a CDS encoding glycoside hydrolase family 28 protein → MKIKRMILSALMTGTVLTVSAGVYDVMDFGAKNDGKTLTTKEIQAAIDRCHEEGGGVVSVPSGQYLVGTLSLRSDVEFNLRRGAVLVATTDLSQYKVPEKAKHPAGVFYTENAENVAITGEGRIFGQGMEFMEKDVAKRIVGEVNKYIRQGYDFRKVENGLGDGPVNPKDRYHQMVVFSGCRNVTLRDFDCIDAPYWTILLVNCTKVTVSGVSIDNNLLIPNSDGLDIVSCQDVNVSDCIFKCGDDAIVLAGYAHHFDDPGFKNVLMPSRNINVSNCIFQSRSSAIRIGGWDQNHMSNYNFDNITIFDSNCGINLTVRDSGSIQNVNFTNIRIETRMHTGDWWGNGEPIKISALRGVPDNPIGEIRNINFTNVTCNGENAVLMYASDESKIENVYFNNFDFVLRRSPLEAVSGGNFDLRPCTVPGKEIFKSDIPVIYIENAKNVYFNQGNIGWDGVDRPHYTHAIEAVKVDNLRLNNMTAAPSPSNPELPAVMLRGCRNVVDHIGK, encoded by the coding sequence ATGAAGATCAAACGAATGATTTTATCGGCCCTGATGACGGGGACGGTTCTGACGGTCTCGGCCGGGGTGTACGATGTGATGGATTTCGGGGCGAAAAACGACGGGAAGACTTTGACTACGAAAGAGATACAGGCAGCCATAGACCGTTGCCACGAGGAAGGCGGCGGTGTGGTGAGCGTGCCGAGCGGACAGTACCTGGTCGGTACGTTAAGCCTGCGCTCCGATGTGGAGTTCAACCTCCGGCGGGGGGCCGTTCTGGTGGCCACCACCGATCTGTCGCAGTACAAGGTGCCCGAGAAGGCCAAGCATCCGGCCGGAGTGTTCTATACCGAAAATGCGGAGAACGTGGCTATCACGGGTGAAGGACGGATTTTCGGTCAGGGAATGGAATTCATGGAGAAGGATGTGGCCAAGAGGATCGTCGGTGAAGTCAACAAGTATATCCGTCAGGGGTACGATTTCCGTAAGGTGGAGAACGGGTTGGGCGATGGTCCCGTCAATCCGAAAGACCGTTATCACCAGATGGTGGTTTTCAGCGGCTGCCGCAACGTGACGCTCCGCGATTTCGACTGCATTGATGCCCCTTATTGGACGATCCTGTTGGTCAACTGTACGAAGGTGACCGTTTCGGGAGTGTCGATCGACAACAATCTGTTGATTCCTAACAGCGACGGGCTGGATATCGTCTCCTGTCAGGATGTGAACGTCTCCGACTGTATCTTCAAATGCGGTGACGACGCGATCGTACTGGCCGGATACGCCCATCATTTCGACGATCCGGGATTCAAAAACGTGCTGATGCCGTCGCGCAACATCAATGTATCGAACTGTATTTTCCAGTCGCGTTCGAGTGCGATCCGGATCGGAGGATGGGACCAGAACCACATGTCGAACTATAATTTCGACAATATTACGATCTTCGATTCGAATTGCGGTATCAACCTCACGGTGCGCGATTCGGGGTCGATCCAGAACGTGAACTTCACCAATATCCGGATCGAAACCCGCATGCATACGGGCGACTGGTGGGGCAACGGCGAGCCGATCAAGATATCCGCCCTGCGCGGGGTACCCGACAATCCGATCGGCGAGATCCGTAACATCAACTTCACCAACGTCACCTGCAACGGCGAGAATGCCGTGCTGATGTATGCCTCGGACGAGAGCAAGATCGAAAACGTCTATTTCAACAATTTTGATTTCGTGCTGCGCAGAAGTCCTTTGGAGGCAGTGAGCGGCGGTAATTTCGACCTGCGGCCCTGTACGGTCCCCGGAAAGGAGATTTTCAAATCGGACATTCCCGTGATTTATATCGAGAATGCGAAAAATGTCTATTTCAACCAGGGCAATATCGGTTGGGACGGAGTGGACCGGCCGCATTATACGCATGCCATCGAGGCGGTAAAAGTGGATAATCTTCGGCTGAACAACATGACGGCAGCGCCGTCGCCTTCCAATCCGGAATTGCCGGCCGTGATGTTGCGCGGGTGCCGGAATGTGGTCGATCACATCGGTAAATAA